Proteins encoded together in one Urocitellus parryii isolate mUroPar1 chromosome 3, mUroPar1.hap1, whole genome shotgun sequence window:
- the Slc35b4 gene encoding nucleotide sugar transporter SLC35B4, with translation MRPAFAVGLVFAGCCSNVIFLELLARKHPGCGNIVTFAQFLFIAVEGFLFEADLGRKPPAIPIRYYAVMVTMFFTVSVVNNYALNLNIAMPLHMIFRSGSLIANMILGIIILKKRYSIFKYTSIALVSAGIFICTFMSAKQVTSQSSVGENDGFQAFAWWLLGIGALTFALLMSARMGIFQETLYKQFGKHSKEALFYNHALPLPGFIFLASDIYDHAVLFNKSELYQVPVVGVTVPIMWFYLLMNVITQYVCIRGVFILTTECASLTVTLVVTLRKFVSLIFSILYFQNPFTLWHWLGTLFVFIGTLMYTEVWNNLGTTKSQQQKADKKN, from the exons GAAGCATCCAGGATGTGGGAACATCGTGACATTTGCACAGTTCTTATTTATTGCTGTGGAAGGCTTCCTCTTTGAAGCTGACTTGGGAAGGAAGCCGCCAGCTATCCCAATAAG GTACTATGCCGTGATGGTAACCATGTTCTTTACTGTCAGCGTGGTGAACAACTATGCCCTGAATCTCAACATTGCCATGCCCTTGCACATGATATTTAGATCT GGGTCCCTAATTGCCAACATGATTCTGGgaattatcattttaaagaaaag ataCAGTATTTTCAAGTATACCTCCATTGCCCTGGTGTCTGCAGGGATTTTTATTTGCACTTTCATGTCAGCAAAGCAGGTG aCTTCCCAGTCCAGCGTGGGTGAAAATGATGGATTCCAGGCCTTTGCATGGTGGTTACTAG GCATCGGGGCACTGACTTTTGCTCTTCTGATGTCAGCAAGGATGGGTATATTCCAAGAGACTCTCTACAAACAATTTGGGAAGCACTCCAAGGAGGCCTTATTTTATAAC CACGCCCTTCCACTTCCTGGTTTCATCTTCTTGGCCTCTGATATTTATGACCATGCAGTTCTATTCAATAAGTCTG AACTCTATCAAGTTCCAGTTGTCGGTGTGACAGTGCCCATCATGTGGTTCTACCTCCTCATGAATGTTATCACTCA GTACGTGTGCATCCGGGGCGTGTTCATCCTCACAACAGAGTGTGCCTCCCTCACCGTCACGCTTGTTGTGACTCTACGAAAGTTCGTGAGCCTCATCTTTTCCATCCTGTACTTCCAGAACCCTTTCACTCTGTGGCACTGGCTGGGCACCTTGTTTGTCTTCATTGGGACCTTAATGTACACAGAAGTGTGGAACAACCTAGGAACCACAAAAAGTCAGCAGCAGAAGGCCGACAAGAAGAACTGA